Proteins from a single region of Nocardioides anomalus:
- a CDS encoding ABC transporter ATP-binding protein has product MSAPLLEARGVGVDFVTRTGHAAHALDGVDLSVNAGEVLAIVGESGSGKTTLARTLMGLEKPTRGEILFEGRPLDHSFRGLRAYRSRVQMVLQDAAGSLNPRQTVYESVAEGIRLHKRAQADPDGRTEADLVAAALAEAGLRPPERLFLRYPHELSGGQQQRVLIAGALALRPELVLADEPVSSLDASIRGEILALLLKLRQDLGMGVVVVTHDLGLAWNIADRIAVMYLGRVVENGTTEEVLTAPRHPYTQALLSVVPEIEHLRPVVLTGEVPDPSRIPSGCRFHPRCPALADGRAEAAGVAEACRTQPLEVLPATGDHRAACHLDHVLSTTEPVG; this is encoded by the coding sequence GTGAGCGCTCCGCTGCTCGAGGCCCGCGGGGTCGGCGTCGACTTCGTGACCCGCACCGGCCACGCGGCCCACGCCCTCGACGGCGTGGACCTGTCGGTGAACGCCGGCGAGGTGCTGGCCATCGTCGGCGAGTCGGGCTCCGGCAAGACGACGCTGGCCCGCACCCTCATGGGCCTGGAGAAGCCGACCCGGGGCGAGATCCTGTTCGAGGGCCGGCCGCTGGACCACTCCTTCCGGGGCCTGCGCGCCTACCGCAGCCGCGTCCAGATGGTCCTCCAGGACGCCGCCGGATCGCTCAACCCGCGCCAGACCGTCTACGAGTCGGTGGCCGAGGGCATCCGGCTGCACAAGCGGGCGCAGGCCGACCCCGACGGTCGCACCGAGGCCGACCTGGTCGCCGCGGCCCTGGCCGAGGCCGGGCTCCGGCCACCCGAGCGGCTGTTCCTGCGCTACCCGCACGAGCTCTCCGGCGGCCAGCAGCAGCGCGTGCTCATCGCCGGCGCGCTCGCGCTCCGGCCCGAGCTGGTGCTGGCCGACGAGCCGGTCTCGTCCCTCGACGCCTCCATCCGCGGGGAGATCCTGGCGCTGCTGCTCAAGCTGCGCCAGGACCTCGGCATGGGCGTGGTCGTGGTGACCCACGACCTCGGGCTGGCCTGGAACATCGCCGACCGGATCGCGGTGATGTACCTCGGGCGGGTCGTCGAGAACGGCACCACCGAGGAGGTGCTCACCGCACCGCGCCACCCCTACACGCAGGCGCTGCTGTCCGTCGTACCGGAGATCGAGCACCTGCGACCCGTCGTCCTCACCGGCGAGGTGCCGGACCCGTCGCGGATCCCGTCCGGCTGCCGCTTCCACCCTCGGTGCCCGGCCCTGGCCGACGGCCGCGCCGAGGCCGCGGGCGTGGCCGAGGCCTGCCGGACCCAGCCGCTCGAGGTGCTCCCGGCCACCGGCGACCACCGCGCGGCGTGCCACCTCGACCACGTCCTCTCGACAACCGAGCCGGTCGGGTGA
- a CDS encoding ABC transporter substrate-binding protein has translation MTGDADSLNPFLGYEAVSYEAWALEYDFLVGYKMTDMSPEPALAESWETSDDGLTWTFHLRDGLKWNDGVPLTAADVAYTYNRVLTERIAGGTWRSYLKTTSSVTAPDDQTVVLQLDSPSATLPLLPIPIIPEHIWKDVSKDAMKQYADEPSDGKPVVGSGPFMLVEGTAGGSSYKFVENPYWWGDGPHVDQVVIQVYKSQDPMAQALIKGEIDFAEGLTPLQVKALQDQPGVTAHNGISPIFEEIGFNTGSVDTETGKPLGDPNPAVLDPKFRHALGYAVDTEQIVRTAYQGAAEPGTTIVPPFYTTWHWEPPDDEKFTFDLDQAAAELDAAGYVKGDDGKRTLPDGKPIGKLRLFARSSEKPSVDTMDLLKSWLGQLGIDSEVTAMDSSSLGDRIIEGTYDIFQWDWYVEPDPDGILGDFTCDQLGNLNDSWYCDDDYDAMYAAQGAETDRDARAEIVKKMQQQLYEDAPYIVTAYTKVGEAFRSDAFACFQPQPDPGGVWLIQYGGHNYPLLRAAAEAGDCDGTPSAAGAVEVGDDGTPTAASVSAAAGDGNTMGGFLAGVLSTLVVVAGFWALNRRRTVDDRE, from the coding sequence GTGACCGGCGACGCCGACTCGCTCAACCCGTTCCTCGGCTACGAGGCGGTCTCCTACGAGGCCTGGGCGCTGGAGTACGACTTCCTCGTCGGCTACAAGATGACCGACATGTCGCCGGAGCCGGCGCTGGCCGAGTCCTGGGAGACCTCCGACGACGGGCTGACCTGGACCTTCCACCTGCGTGACGGGCTGAAGTGGAACGACGGCGTGCCCCTCACCGCGGCCGACGTGGCCTACACCTACAACCGCGTGCTCACCGAGCGGATCGCCGGCGGCACCTGGCGCAGCTACCTCAAGACCACGTCGAGCGTGACCGCGCCGGACGACCAGACCGTCGTCCTCCAGCTCGACAGCCCGAGCGCGACCCTGCCACTGCTGCCGATCCCGATCATCCCGGAGCACATCTGGAAGGACGTCTCCAAGGACGCGATGAAGCAGTACGCCGACGAGCCGAGCGACGGCAAGCCGGTCGTCGGGTCCGGGCCGTTCATGCTCGTCGAGGGCACCGCCGGCGGCTCGTCGTACAAGTTCGTCGAGAACCCCTACTGGTGGGGCGACGGGCCGCACGTGGACCAGGTCGTGATCCAGGTCTACAAGTCTCAGGACCCGATGGCCCAGGCCCTCATCAAGGGCGAGATCGACTTCGCCGAGGGGCTCACGCCGCTGCAGGTCAAGGCCCTGCAGGACCAGCCCGGCGTCACCGCGCACAACGGGATCTCGCCGATCTTCGAGGAGATCGGGTTCAACACCGGCTCGGTCGACACCGAGACCGGCAAGCCGCTGGGCGACCCCAACCCGGCCGTGCTCGACCCGAAGTTCCGCCACGCCCTCGGCTACGCCGTGGACACCGAGCAGATCGTGCGGACGGCGTACCAGGGCGCGGCCGAGCCGGGCACCACGATCGTGCCGCCGTTCTACACGACCTGGCACTGGGAGCCGCCCGACGACGAGAAGTTCACCTTCGACCTCGACCAGGCCGCGGCCGAGCTCGACGCCGCGGGCTACGTCAAGGGCGACGACGGCAAGCGGACGCTGCCCGACGGCAAGCCGATCGGCAAGCTGCGCCTCTTCGCCCGCTCCTCGGAGAAGCCGTCGGTCGACACGATGGACCTGCTGAAGAGCTGGCTCGGCCAGCTCGGCATCGACTCCGAGGTCACCGCCATGGACAGCTCCTCCCTCGGCGACCGGATCATCGAGGGGACCTACGACATCTTCCAGTGGGACTGGTACGTCGAGCCCGACCCCGACGGCATCCTCGGCGACTTCACCTGCGACCAGCTCGGCAACCTCAACGACTCGTGGTACTGCGACGACGACTACGACGCGATGTACGCCGCCCAGGGCGCCGAGACCGACCGGGACGCGCGGGCCGAGATCGTCAAGAAGATGCAGCAGCAGCTCTACGAGGACGCGCCGTACATCGTCACCGCCTACACCAAGGTGGGCGAGGCCTTCCGCAGCGACGCGTTCGCCTGCTTCCAGCCGCAGCCGGACCCCGGGGGCGTCTGGCTGATCCAGTACGGCGGGCACAACTACCCGCTCCTGCGAGCGGCCGCCGAGGCGGGCGACTGCGACGGGACCCCCTCCGCGGCCGGGGCCGTCGAGGTCGGCGACGACGGCACGCCCACCGCCGCCTCGGTCTCCGCGGCCGCCGGCGACGGCAACACCATGGGCGGCTTCCTGGCCGGGGTGCTGTCCACCCTCGTGGTGGTGGCCGGCTTCTGGGCGCTCAACCGGCGCCGGACCGTGGACGACCGCGAGTGA
- a CDS encoding S9 family peptidase: MAAREPHEHVAHGVRRSDAYHWMRRLDAPVLDHLAREREWYDVATGHLGPLVQELRAEMTGRVPATDSSVSWPQHGYSYYTTLPEGREYVQLSRRRDTADPAPEPELLLDANVLAAGSDYLELGQLKVSPSGSVLAYSVDLTGDEEYVLRFRSLDSGLDLADEVPGTGYGGAWAADSSAFFYTTHDELWRQDQVWLHVLGTPSSSDVLVLEEPDERFEVMVRLTRSGELVVLWAESRDTSEVWVVPATAPLTAPVSVGGRRPGVEYHAEHAGDELLIVTNAEEAEFSLMACAVPTSSATPWRAVREPDAGERLESVEAFASHVVLTARFAGHPRLRLVPASSLAAPGTVVDPVSPIASVAVSRNEEYSATSVLVVDESYLMPPVWSAVPFATGTRTQVHRTEAPGFTPSAYVGTVETFPAPDGTTVPATVLRHAATPLDGTAPCVIYGYGAYESVFPDAEWDPAIPSLLDRGLVYVHAHVRGGGELGRHWWLSGRLSQKQHTFDDHLAVARGLADGLVDPARIATRGLSAGGLLQGAVLSQEPSRWRAVVAEVPFVDVLTTMLDRTIPLTVNEWDEWGDPSRPEDYAWMAAYSPYDNLPAPGARPDLLVTGAVHDARVMVWEPAKWVAALRETDPEWAPRCLFRVETGAGAHVGPAGRFAHLAYEAEVYAWLLDRLSVTPHGG; this comes from the coding sequence GTGGCGGCTCGTGAGCCGCACGAGCACGTCGCGCACGGCGTGCGCCGCTCGGACGCGTACCACTGGATGCGCAGGCTCGACGCCCCCGTCCTCGACCACCTCGCCCGCGAGCGGGAGTGGTACGACGTCGCCACCGGGCATCTGGGCCCCCTCGTCCAGGAGCTGCGCGCCGAGATGACCGGGCGGGTACCGGCTACTGACTCTTCAGTCAGTTGGCCGCAGCACGGGTATTCGTACTACACGACTCTCCCGGAGGGAAGGGAGTACGTGCAGTTGTCACGTCGCCGTGACACGGCCGACCCCGCACCGGAGCCCGAGCTGCTCCTCGACGCGAACGTGCTGGCGGCCGGTTCGGACTACCTCGAGCTGGGTCAGCTCAAGGTCTCGCCGTCGGGTTCGGTGCTGGCCTACTCGGTCGACCTGACCGGCGACGAGGAGTACGTCCTGCGCTTCCGCTCGCTCGACTCCGGGCTCGACCTGGCCGACGAGGTGCCCGGGACGGGGTACGGCGGCGCGTGGGCCGCGGACTCCTCGGCGTTCTTCTACACCACCCACGACGAGCTGTGGCGCCAGGACCAGGTGTGGCTGCACGTCCTGGGCACCCCGTCGTCGTCCGACGTCCTGGTGCTCGAGGAGCCGGACGAGCGGTTCGAGGTGATGGTCCGGCTGACCCGCTCCGGCGAGCTCGTCGTGCTGTGGGCGGAGTCGCGCGACACCTCCGAGGTCTGGGTCGTGCCCGCCACCGCGCCGCTCACGGCGCCGGTCTCGGTCGGGGGACGGCGGCCGGGCGTGGAGTACCACGCCGAGCACGCGGGCGACGAGCTGCTGATCGTGACCAACGCCGAGGAGGCGGAGTTCTCGCTGATGGCGTGTGCGGTCCCGACGTCGTCGGCCACGCCCTGGCGGGCGGTGCGCGAGCCCGACGCAGGGGAGCGGCTGGAGTCGGTCGAGGCGTTCGCCTCCCACGTCGTGCTCACCGCGCGCTTCGCGGGGCACCCGCGGCTGCGGCTCGTGCCCGCCTCGTCCCTGGCTGCCCCGGGCACGGTGGTCGACCCGGTCTCGCCGATCGCCTCGGTCGCGGTCTCGCGCAACGAGGAGTACTCCGCCACCTCCGTGCTCGTGGTCGACGAGTCCTACCTGATGCCGCCCGTGTGGTCGGCGGTGCCGTTCGCCACCGGGACCCGCACGCAGGTGCACCGCACGGAGGCGCCCGGCTTCACGCCCTCGGCGTACGTCGGGACCGTGGAGACCTTCCCCGCGCCCGACGGCACCACCGTGCCGGCCACCGTGCTCCGCCACGCCGCGACGCCGCTGGACGGGACCGCGCCCTGCGTCATCTACGGCTACGGCGCCTACGAGTCGGTCTTCCCCGACGCCGAGTGGGACCCCGCCATCCCCTCGCTGCTCGACCGCGGCCTGGTCTACGTGCACGCCCACGTCCGCGGCGGCGGCGAGCTCGGCCGGCACTGGTGGCTCTCGGGCCGGCTCTCGCAGAAGCAGCACACCTTCGACGACCACCTGGCCGTCGCCCGCGGCCTCGCCGACGGTCTCGTCGACCCGGCCCGCATCGCCACCCGGGGTCTCTCGGCGGGTGGCCTGCTGCAGGGCGCGGTCCTCTCCCAGGAGCCTTCGCGCTGGCGCGCCGTGGTGGCCGAGGTGCCGTTCGTCGACGTCCTCACCACCATGCTCGACCGCACCATCCCGCTCACCGTCAACGAGTGGGACGAGTGGGGCGACCCCTCCCGTCCCGAGGACTACGCCTGGATGGCCGCCTACTCGCCGTACGACAACCTCCCCGCCCCCGGCGCCCGCCCCGACCTGCTGGTCACCGGCGCCGTCCACGACGCCCGCGTCATGGTCTGGGAGCCGGCCAAGTGGGTCGCCGCGCTCCGCGAGACCGACCCCGAGTGGGCGCCGCGCTGCCTGTTCCGCGTCGAGACCGGCGCCGGGGCTCACGTCGGCCCTGCGGGTCGGTTCGCCCACCTGGCCTACGAGGCGGAGGTCTACGCCTGGCTCCTCGACCGCTTGTCGGTCACCCCCCACGGTGGCTGA
- a CDS encoding ABC transporter permease, giving the protein MNATTGAPLSAAALTRRRRVQSLRRNWRLFRGHSSGLVGLALLLFFIALAVFAPLLVDRDGLDLTKATGGVLEHPSSTYWLGTDDSGRPILTQLVFGSRVSLFVGLFATLISMLIGTVVGLLSGFLEGWGARILFRLTEWFLVLPFLPLALILATILGRGLFNIALVIGVTSWPATALLIRSQALSIRERPYLERARVLGAGRWHQITRHALPNVMPMVFANTTLTVAAAILTETTLSFLGLGDPTRISWGSMLEGAFSVGAITTGAWWYIVPPGVCVVLVVLAFTLVGQALEDVFNPRLRER; this is encoded by the coding sequence ATGAACGCCACCACCGGCGCGCCGCTCTCCGCGGCCGCCCTCACCCGGCGCCGGCGGGTCCAGTCGCTGCGCCGCAACTGGCGGCTGTTCCGCGGGCACTCGTCGGGCCTGGTCGGGCTGGCGCTGCTGCTGTTCTTCATCGCGCTGGCCGTTTTCGCCCCGCTCCTGGTCGACCGCGACGGCCTGGACCTGACCAAGGCCACCGGCGGGGTGCTCGAGCACCCCAGCTCGACGTACTGGCTCGGCACCGACGACAGCGGCCGGCCGATCCTGACCCAGCTGGTCTTCGGCTCGCGGGTCTCGCTGTTCGTCGGGCTGTTCGCGACCCTCATCTCGATGCTCATCGGCACCGTGGTCGGGCTGCTGTCCGGCTTCCTCGAGGGCTGGGGCGCGCGGATCCTGTTCCGGCTGACCGAGTGGTTCCTGGTCCTGCCGTTCCTGCCGCTGGCCCTGATCCTGGCCACCATCCTCGGGCGCGGGCTGTTCAACATCGCGCTGGTCATCGGCGTGACCAGTTGGCCGGCCACCGCGCTGCTGATCCGCAGCCAGGCGCTGTCGATCCGCGAGCGGCCCTACCTCGAGCGCGCCCGCGTCCTCGGCGCCGGCCGGTGGCACCAGATCACCCGGCACGCGCTGCCCAACGTGATGCCGATGGTCTTCGCCAACACCACGCTCACCGTGGCCGCCGCGATCCTCACCGAGACCACGCTGAGCTTCCTCGGCCTCGGCGACCCCACCCGGATCTCGTGGGGCTCGATGCTCGAGGGGGCGTTCTCGGTCGGCGCGATCACCACCGGCGCGTGGTGGTACATCGTCCCGCCCGGCGTCTGCGTGGTCCTCGTCGTGCTCGCGTTCACGCTCGTCGGGCAGGCCCTCGAGGACGTCTTCAACCCCCGCCTGCGGGAGCGCTGA
- a CDS encoding ABC transporter permease: MSAVVASQPAAPVARRRSYGRYVLAKVLGALGSLAFVVVVNFFLFRVLPGDPARVLGRDRLKSPADQAAFRSEYGLDQSLPHQFLTYLQNTFTGHLGDSIRYRVPVSELILDRLWPTLLLVGTSTLLAMLIGVWIGIVGAWNRGRTFDRASTGVTLTLYSMPEWWLGLLLIAVLAVGLGPLDGIFPTGQLHSNDVDPTSLEGVLDTAWHLVLPVLTLTLAYLAEYSLVMRSSLLDEIGEDYLTTARAKGLRDVVVRRRHAVRNALLPTTTVSALSFGFVVSGAITIETVFSIPGLGLLSSEALTGPDYWVLQGTFLVAAGGVILANLVVNLVYGLLDPRVRT, encoded by the coding sequence GTGAGCGCCGTCGTCGCCAGCCAGCCCGCGGCCCCGGTCGCGCGGCGCCGGAGCTACGGCCGCTACGTCCTGGCCAAGGTCCTCGGGGCGCTGGGCAGCCTGGCCTTCGTCGTGGTCGTGAACTTCTTCCTCTTCCGCGTCCTGCCCGGCGACCCCGCCCGGGTGCTGGGCCGCGACCGGCTCAAGAGCCCGGCGGACCAGGCGGCGTTCCGCTCGGAGTACGGCCTGGACCAGTCGCTGCCGCACCAGTTCCTGACCTACCTGCAGAACACCTTCACCGGCCACCTCGGCGACTCGATCCGCTACCGCGTGCCGGTCAGCGAGCTCATCCTCGACCGGCTCTGGCCGACCCTGCTGCTGGTCGGCACCTCGACCCTGCTGGCCATGCTCATCGGGGTCTGGATCGGCATCGTCGGCGCCTGGAACCGCGGGCGCACCTTCGACCGGGCCTCGACGGGGGTGACGCTCACGCTCTACTCGATGCCGGAGTGGTGGCTCGGCCTGCTGCTCATCGCGGTGCTCGCGGTGGGGCTCGGCCCGCTGGACGGCATCTTCCCGACCGGGCAGCTGCACTCCAACGACGTCGACCCGACCAGCCTCGAGGGCGTGCTGGACACGGCCTGGCACCTGGTCCTGCCGGTGCTCACGCTGACGCTGGCCTACCTGGCGGAGTACTCCCTGGTCATGCGCTCCTCGCTGCTCGACGAGATCGGGGAGGACTACCTCACCACCGCGCGGGCCAAGGGGCTGCGCGACGTCGTCGTGCGCCGCCGGCACGCCGTGCGCAACGCCCTGCTGCCCACCACCACGGTGAGCGCACTGAGCTTCGGCTTCGTGGTCTCCGGCGCGATCACCATCGAGACCGTCTTCTCCATCCCCGGCCTCGGGCTGCTCTCCTCCGAGGCCCTCACCGGACCGGACTACTGGGTGCTCCAGGGCACCTTCCTGGTCGCCGCGGGCGGCGTGATCCTGGCCAACCTCGTGGTCAACCTGGTCTACGGCCTGCTCGACCCGCGGGTGCGGACATGA
- a CDS encoding ABC transporter ATP-binding protein, protein MTTPAPELLSLRDLHVAYRTSEGRLPAVRGVDLVVHEGEVVGVAGESGCGKSTLASTVLRLQPKNARVEGEVEVLGHDVRAMRWGDLRALRWAGASIVFQGALHSLNPVHRIGRQVAEPIRTHEPGLSRDAVDRRVEELLDQVGLSASRARAYPHQLSGGQRQRVMIAMALACRPQLVVADEPTTALDVMVQAQILDLLKDLVHELGVGLLIISHDLSVLADVCDRVLVMYAGRVVESGPAAEVFADPLHPYTAALSGAFPRIGDPAARYAPAGLAGDPPDPRDLPPGCAFAPRCPRAVEECTHGEPPLLQVGGRPVACLRAGSS, encoded by the coding sequence ATGACCACACCCGCCCCGGAGCTGCTGTCGCTGCGCGACCTGCACGTGGCCTACCGGACCAGCGAGGGCCGGCTCCCCGCGGTCCGCGGCGTCGACCTGGTCGTGCACGAGGGCGAGGTGGTCGGCGTGGCCGGCGAGTCCGGCTGCGGGAAGTCCACGCTGGCCTCGACCGTGCTGCGCCTGCAGCCCAAGAACGCCCGCGTCGAGGGTGAGGTCGAGGTGCTCGGCCACGACGTCCGCGCGATGCGGTGGGGCGACCTGCGCGCGCTGAGGTGGGCCGGCGCGTCCATCGTGTTCCAGGGCGCGCTGCACTCGCTCAACCCCGTGCACCGGATCGGCCGCCAGGTCGCCGAGCCCATCCGCACCCACGAGCCCGGGCTCTCCCGCGACGCGGTGGACCGGCGGGTCGAGGAGCTGCTCGACCAGGTCGGGCTGAGCGCGTCCCGCGCCCGCGCGTACCCCCACCAGCTCTCCGGCGGCCAGCGGCAGCGCGTGATGATCGCCATGGCCCTGGCGTGCCGGCCCCAGCTGGTGGTGGCCGACGAGCCGACGACCGCGCTGGACGTGATGGTGCAGGCCCAGATCCTGGACCTGCTCAAGGACCTGGTCCACGAGCTCGGCGTCGGGCTGCTCATCATCAGCCACGACCTGTCGGTGCTGGCCGACGTGTGCGACCGCGTCCTGGTGATGTACGCCGGGCGCGTGGTCGAGTCCGGCCCCGCCGCCGAGGTCTTCGCCGACCCGCTGCACCCCTACACCGCCGCCCTCTCGGGCGCCTTCCCGCGCATCGGCGACCCGGCGGCGCGCTACGCCCCCGCCGGCCTGGCCGGCGACCCGCCCGACCCGCGCGACCTGCCTCCGGGGTGCGCCTTCGCGCCGCGCTGTCCACGGGCCGTCGAGGAGTGCACGCACGGTGAGCCACCGCTGCTCCAGGTCGGCGGCCGACCGGTGGCCTGCCTCCGGGCGGGCTCCTCGTGA